In Candidatus Eisenbacteria bacterium, a single genomic region encodes these proteins:
- a CDS encoding asparagine synthetase B produces MIVKLWRWRWVPVGRGAGQALLALPIAVLTLVAAALALGFTLLLMRGARTREMRGASPPTPVEPPRQPGERRSYAELIEMIPVVFLLGLGLVAANPAPVAAKLLVAMDDRQTDHLKAYGLAYWALTKGQRAEWLLNYRGGSFLLDDGEATEREANIRGVSFERVSGSQEASIRAQIADENMEVVALEKAPKVAVYIPLNTPPWDDAVTLALEYADIPYTKLWDEEVLKGDLAKYDWLHLHHEDFTAQHGKFYAAYHNFPWYQEEEAVQMGMARKLGYAKVTQLKTAVAITIKDYISRGGFMFGMCSATDTYDIALAANGADIADIVYDGDPPDPLAQKKLDFSRTLAFKDFRLETDPMIYRFSDIDMTQEASLRGPNTWFTLFDFSAKNDPVPTMLVQNHMNAVAEFLGQTTGFRRSRMKSGVVSLGEVEGTEEIKYLHGQFGRGTFTFLGGHDPEDYQHMVGDPATDLSKFRHSPGYRLILNNVLFPAAEKKKQRT; encoded by the coding sequence ATGATCGTCAAGCTCTGGAGATGGAGGTGGGTTCCGGTCGGGCGAGGCGCCGGACAGGCGTTGCTGGCGCTTCCGATCGCCGTGCTCACGCTCGTGGCCGCGGCGCTGGCGCTCGGCTTCACCCTGCTGCTCATGCGGGGCGCGAGAACGCGCGAGATGCGCGGCGCTTCGCCGCCCACGCCGGTCGAGCCACCGCGGCAGCCGGGAGAGCGTCGCTCCTACGCCGAGCTGATCGAGATGATCCCGGTCGTCTTCCTGCTCGGTCTTGGCCTGGTGGCGGCGAACCCTGCTCCCGTCGCGGCCAAGCTCCTGGTGGCGATGGACGATCGGCAGACCGACCATCTCAAGGCGTACGGTCTCGCCTACTGGGCGCTGACCAAAGGGCAACGAGCGGAGTGGCTCCTCAACTATCGCGGCGGCTCCTTCCTGCTCGACGACGGAGAAGCCACGGAGCGCGAGGCGAACATTCGCGGCGTGTCCTTCGAGCGTGTCAGCGGAAGTCAGGAAGCGTCGATCCGCGCCCAGATCGCCGACGAGAACATGGAGGTCGTGGCGCTCGAGAAGGCGCCGAAGGTCGCCGTCTACATTCCTCTCAACACGCCGCCCTGGGACGACGCGGTGACGCTCGCGCTCGAATACGCGGACATTCCCTACACCAAGCTGTGGGACGAGGAGGTGCTCAAAGGGGACCTGGCGAAGTACGACTGGTTGCACCTCCACCACGAGGACTTCACCGCGCAGCACGGAAAGTTCTACGCCGCCTACCACAACTTCCCCTGGTACCAGGAGGAGGAAGCGGTCCAGATGGGGATGGCGCGCAAGCTCGGCTACGCCAAGGTCACTCAGCTCAAGACCGCGGTGGCGATCACGATCAAGGATTACATCTCGCGCGGCGGCTTCATGTTCGGCATGTGCTCGGCCACCGATACCTACGACATCGCGCTGGCGGCCAACGGCGCCGACATCGCGGACATCGTGTACGACGGCGATCCTCCGGATCCCCTGGCCCAGAAGAAGCTGGACTTCAGCCGCACGCTGGCGTTCAAGGACTTCCGGCTCGAGACCGATCCGATGATCTATCGCTTCTCCGACATCGACATGACCCAGGAAGCGTCCCTGCGCGGACCCAACACCTGGTTCACGCTGTTCGACTTCTCGGCCAAGAACGACCCGGTGCCCACCATGCTGGTCCAGAACCACATGAACGCGGTCGCCGAATTCCTGGGCCAGACGACCGGATTCCGCCGCTCCCGCATGAAGAGTGGCGTGGTCTCCCTGGGTGAGGTCGAGGGGACCGAGGAGATCAAGTACCTGCACGGGCAGTTCGGCCGCGGGACCTTCACCTTCCTGGGCGGCCACGATCCCGAGGACTACCAGCACATGGTCGGCGATCCCGCCACCGACCTCAGCAAGTTCCGGCACTCGCCCGGCTACCGACTCATCCTCAACAACGTCCTGTTCCCCGCCGCCGAGAAGAAGAAGCAGCGCACATAG